A genomic segment from Spinacia oleracea cultivar Varoflay chromosome 3, BTI_SOV_V1, whole genome shotgun sequence encodes:
- the LOC110799839 gene encoding uncharacterized protein, giving the protein MNHDLADDFGYIDNVAELWHELSERFGKSNGPLIYQLKKEIENLTQENMTIVSYYSKLKKLWYEMQTLRAFPTRTCGAMITCSCRFLKKMVEFEEEHKIMKFLLGLNGGFDSTVTNVLAMDPMPNLNRVFSITQQIEKQKEVSNVVVECNSMSNSAMAAQAYRGGQVQKYTGNHGKKDWKELKKEKLNRICTHCKGKGHTAEQCFKIIGYPDWYNAIKASKGSNSSGSRFAAHVNSASDVGDDPLDNSVGDTRVVNSAMLNAICQEVMKVIQGKQLQSGDTSGATCSYANYAGTISHSFNCTTNKQIDDHMWIVDSGACDHITYDESILTNIRVLIQPIEVGLPDGTQMTVEKLGDTVLSDSLILNDVLLVKGFRHNLLSIGRLIEHTGILVTFTRIGYTFQDPSSSKLIGAGKWTNGLYYFVKIPGDNETSQGNSQHPSCNTVDSLIDVHMTSLPNKTATSVSQPKGDSRNKLDLLHVRLGHASLSKMKFVNAEYFKGIIENNCGVCYSSKHHKFPFRVSDSRVVACFDLIHMDLWGSYRIRNLDGASYFLTIVDDHSRITCTYLIHNKLQVQKVMSEFISMVETQFYKRVKKIRSDNGTEIVKESCRYMFASK; this is encoded by the coding sequence ATGAATCATGATTTGGCTGATGACTTTGGTTATATTGACAATGTTGCTGAATTGTGGCATGAATTGAGTGAAAGATTTGGAAAATCTAATGGTCCATTAATCTATCAattaaagaaggaaattgagaatCTCACTCAAGAAAACATGACTATAGTCTCATATTACAGTAAGCTGAAGAAACTATGGTATGAAATGCAAACCTTAAGAGCTTTTCCTACTCGTACATGTGGTGCAATGATTACATGTAGTTGTCGATTCTTGAAGAAAATGGTTGAGTTTGAAGAAGAACATAAAATCATGAAGTTCTTACTTGGATTGAATGGAGGTTTTGATAGTACTGTCACCAATGTATTGGCCATGGATCCAATGCCTAACCTGAATAGAGTATTTTCAATTACTCAACAAATAGAAAAACAGAAGGAAGTAAGTAATGTTGTTGTTGAATGCAATTCTATGAGCAATAGTGCTATGGCTGCACAGGCTTACAGAGGTGGCCAGGTTCAGAAATACACTGGCAATCATGGAAAGAAGGATTGGAAAGAACTAAAGAAGGAAAAATTGAATAGAATTTGTACTCACTGCAAAGGGAAAGGGCATACTGCTGAACAATGCTTCAAGATCATAGGTTATCCTGATTGGTATAATGCTATAAAGGCTTCTAAAGGGAGTAACTCAAGTGGTAGCAGATTTGCTGCTCATGTAAATTCTGCTTCTGATGTTGGTGATGATCCTCTGGATAACTCAGTTGGTGATACTAGAGTGGTGAATAGTGCAATGCTCAATGCTATCTGCCAAGAAGTCATGAAGGTGATACAAGGAAAACAATTACAGAGTGGTGACACAAGTGGAGCTACTTGTTCTTATGCAAACTATGCAGGTACAATTTCTCATTCTTTCAATTGTACTACAAATAAACAGATTGATGACCATATGTGGATTGTTGATTCTGGTGCATGTGATCATATCACATATGATGAGAGCATATTGACTAACATAAGAGTTCTCATTCAGCCTATCGAAGTTGGTTTGCCTGATGGAACTCAGATGACTGTTGAAAAGTTGGGTGACACTGTATTGAGTGATAGCCTAATCCTGAATGATGTGTTGCTAGTTAAAGGATTTAGACATAACTTGTTGTCTATTGGTAGACTGATTGAACATACTGGTATTCTAGTGACATTTACCAGAATTGGATATACTTTCCAGGACCCCTCTAGTTCCAAGCTGATTGGTGCTGGAAAATGGACAAATGGCCTCTACTACTTTGTCAAAATTCCAGGTGATAATGAGACCAGTCAAGGTAATTCTCAGCATCCAAGTTGTAATACAGTTGATAGTCTGATTGATGTACATATGACCAGCTTACCAAATAAGACTGCTACTAGTGTTTCTCAACCTAAGGGTGATTCTAGAAACAAACTGGATTTGTTACATGTCAGACTAGGACATGCTTCTTTGTCCAAAATGAAATTTGTAAATGCTGAATATTTCAAAGGGATTATTGAAAACAATTGTGGTGTATGTTATAGTTCAAAACATCATAAATTTCCTTTTCGTGTGAGTGACAGTAGAGTTGTTGCTTGTTTTGATTTAATTCACATGGATCTTTGGGGTTCATATAGAATAAGAAACTTGGATGGTGCTTCATATTTCTTAACTATAGTTGATGATCACAGTCGAATCACATGTACTTATTTGATCCACAACAAGTTACAAGTTCAGAAGGTTATGTCTGAATTTATCTCCATGGTTGAAACACAATTTTACAAAAGGGTTAAGAAAATCAGGTCTGATAATGGGACTGAAATAGTCAAAGAGTCTTGCAGATATATGTTTGCTAGTAAATGA